Proteins found in one Candidatus Tanganyikabacteria bacterium genomic segment:
- a CDS encoding tRNA-(ms[2]io[6]A)-hydroxylase — translation MVLPHERLGLLAPTRPEWVAAACADTATLLADHAHCEKKAAATALSLISRHPEDARLVESMLHLAQEELGHFQRLFAVLRARRIPLPRDEADPYVNALLSLVRRDPAVNLLDRLLVLSMVEARSCERFLLLAERLEDPDLARLYADLARSEEGHARLFVQLAERYVSNSAVAARLDEFRRHEAEIVARLPDLPRMHG, via the coding sequence ATGGTCCTCCCGCACGAACGTCTCGGCCTCCTGGCGCCCACCCGGCCGGAATGGGTGGCGGCGGCCTGCGCGGATACCGCCACGTTGCTGGCCGACCACGCGCATTGCGAGAAGAAGGCGGCGGCGACCGCTCTCAGCCTGATCTCCCGCCACCCGGAGGACGCTCGCCTGGTCGAGTCGATGCTGCACCTGGCGCAGGAAGAACTCGGGCATTTCCAGCGCCTCTTCGCGGTCCTGCGGGCGCGCCGCATCCCGTTGCCGCGCGACGAGGCCGACCCGTACGTGAATGCGCTCCTTTCGCTCGTGCGGCGCGATCCGGCCGTCAACCTTCTCGACCGCCTGCTGGTGCTGAGCATGGTGGAGGCGCGCAGTTGCGAGCGCTTCCTTCTCCTGGCGGAGCGGCTGGAAGATCCCGACCTCGCGCGGCTGTATGCCGACCTGGCCAGGTCGGAGGAAGGGCATGCGCGCTTGTTCGTGCAGCTTGCCGAGCGTTATGTATCAAACTCCGCGGTTGCCGCGCGCCTCGACGAGTTCCGGAGACACGAAGCGGAAATCGTTGCCCGATTGCCGGACCTCCCGCGCATGCACGGGTGA
- a CDS encoding PilZ domain-containing protein, giving the protein MSLQVEIVTPDGTSQCARVFNLSASGMLIADLPFRPEVGDVHEYRLSVADQEIGLRGVVRRRQTIPQFGNAAGVAFVGLPERVRRALLDFLFGSKLAGASA; this is encoded by the coding sequence GTGTCCCTGCAAGTCGAGATCGTGACGCCGGACGGCACCTCGCAATGTGCCAGGGTCTTCAACCTCTCGGCGTCCGGCATGCTGATCGCGGATCTTCCCTTCAGGCCGGAGGTCGGCGACGTGCACGAGTACCGCCTCAGCGTGGCGGATCAGGAGATCGGCCTGCGAGGCGTCGTGCGGCGCCGGCAGACCATCCCGCAGTTCGGCAACGCGGCGGGGGTGGCGTTCGTCGGCCTGCCCGAGCGAGTACGCAGGGCGCTACTCGACTTCCTGTTCGGCTCGAAGTTGGCCGGCGCTTCGGCCTGA